Proteins from a genomic interval of Salvelinus sp. IW2-2015 linkage group LG14, ASM291031v2, whole genome shotgun sequence:
- the LOC111972810 gene encoding mitogen-activated protein kinase kinase kinase 7 isoform X1 yields the protein MSSADMLETPPGYPFEEIDYVDIEVEEVVGRGAFGVVCKAKWKGKDVAIKTIESESERKAFIVELRQLSRVNHPNIVKLYGSCNNPVCLVMEYAEGGSLYNVLHGAEPLPCYTASHAMSWCFQCSQGVAYLHGMKPKALIHRDLKPPNLLLVAGGTVLKICDFGTACDIQTHMTNNKGSAAWMAPEVFEGSNYSEKCDVFSWGIILWEVITRRKPFDEIGGPAFRIMWAVHNGTRPPLIKSLPKPIESLMTRCWSKDPSQRPSMEEIVKIMTHLMRCFPGSDEPLQYPYQYSDEGQSNSASSTGSYVDCTSSKSDTNMEHGDSQGSNDTIKIKPQFAHQFRPKGDPLRSLPLSRGGSVESLSGRTHSLVASESKRMSADLSELEHRVPFAPAARPQYKRGHRKTASFGTILDVPKIVFTASCEAQRRRSVQDLPGIGTDSSQGSRNSSRSSSPSVRMMPPDKTSSRGYSFSPDDPTDTNGSDNSIPMAYLTLDYQLQPLAPCPNSKESMAVFEQHCKMAQEYLKVQTEIALLIQRRKELIAELDQDEKDQQNTSRLVQEHKKLLEENKSLSTYYQKCKKQLELIRAQQQKRQGTS from the exons atgtCTTCCGCCGATATGCTCGAAACTCCACCTGGATATCCCTTTGAAGAAATAGATTATGTGGATATTGAAGTTGAGGAG GTCGTGGGGAGAGGTGCTTTTGGTGTTGTCTGCAAGGCCAAATGGAAAGGGAAAGATGTCGCAATCAAGACAATAGAGAGTGAATCTGAAAGGAAAGCGTTCATAGTTGAG cTGCGGCAACTTTCACGTGTGAATCACCCCAACATTGTGAAGTTGTATGGCTCATGCAATAATCCA GTCTGCCTGGTGATGGAATATGCTGAAGGGGGGTCCCTGTACAATG TTCTGCATGGTGCTGAACCTCTCCCCTGTTACACTGCCTCCCATGCCATGAGCTGGTGTTTTCAGTGTTCCCAAGGGGTCGCCTATCTCCATGGCATGAAACCAAAGGCTCTCATTCACAGGGACCTCAAACCACCCAA CCTGCTCCTTGTTGCCGGTGGCACCGTGCTGAAGATATGTGACTTTGGGACTGCGTGCGACATTCAGACCCACATGACCAACAACAAGGGAAGTGCAGCTTGGATGGCCCCTGAGGTGTTTGAAG GCAGCAATTACAGTGAGAAGTGTGATGTGTTCAGCTGGGGAATCATTCTCTGGGAGGTGATCACGCGTCGGAAGCCCTTTGACGAGATCGGTGGGCCGGCCTTCCGCATCATGTGGGCGGTGCACAACG GCACACGGCCACCGCTCATCAAGAGCCTTCCCAAGCCCATCGAGAGCCTGATGACCCGCTGCTGGTCCAAAGACCCCTCCCAGAGGCCCTCCATGGAGGAGATAGTCAAGATCATGACCCATCTTATGAGG TGCTTCCCAGGATCTGATGAACCCTTGCAATACCCTTACCAGTATTCAGATGAAGGGCAGAGTAACTCGGCCTCGAGCACAG GTTCCTATGTGGATTGCACTAGCAGCAAGAGTGACACAAACATGGAGCATGGGGACTCTCAAGGGAGCAACGACACAATCAAGATCAAACCTCAGTTTGCACATCAGTTCAGGCCAAAG GGAGACCCATTGCGAAGCCTGCCTCTGTCCAGAGGGGGCAGTGTTGAGAGCCTGTCGGGGCGAACCCACAGCCTGGTGGCCTCCGAGAGCAAAAGAATGAGCGCAGACCTGTCAGAGCTGGAGCACAGGGTGCCTTTCGCTCCTGCAG CACGTCCCCAGTATAAACGAGGCCACCGTAAAACGGCGTCATTTGGCACCATTCTGGACGTTCCCAAGATCGTCTTCACAG CCTCCTGTGAGGCGCAGAGGCGTAGATCTGTACAGGACCTCCCGGGGATCGGCACAGACTCCAGCCAG GGGAGTAGGAACAGCAGCAGATCTTCCAGTCCCAGTGTGAGGATGATGCCGCCTGATAAGACCAGCAGCCGAGGGTACAGCTTCTCTCCCGATGACCCCACAG ATACCAACGGCTCAGACAACTCAATTCCCATGGCATATCTCACTCTGGACTACCAGCTGCAG CCCCTCGCTCCTTGCCCGAACTCCAAAGAGTCCATGGCCGTGTTTGAGCAGCACTGTAAAATGGCCCAGGAGTACCTGAAAGTGCAGACAGAAATCGCCTTACTGATCCAGAGAAG GAAAGAGTTGATCGCTGAACTGGACCAAGACGAGAAGGACCAGCAGAACACGTCCCGCCTGGTCCAGGAGCACAAGAAGCTACTGGAGGAGAACAAATCTCTGTCCACCTACTACCAGAAGTGCAAAAAGCAGCTGGAACTGATCCGTGCTCAGCAACAGAAGAGACAGGGCACCTCGTGA
- the LOC111972810 gene encoding mitogen-activated protein kinase kinase kinase 7 isoform X2: MSSADMLETPPGYPFEEIDYVDIEVEEVVGRGAFGVVCKAKWKGKDVAIKTIESESERKAFIVELRQLSRVNHPNIVKLYGSCNNPVCLVMEYAEGGSLYNVLHGAEPLPCYTASHAMSWCFQCSQGVAYLHGMKPKALIHRDLKPPNLLLVAGGTVLKICDFGTACDIQTHMTNNKGSAAWMAPEVFEGSNYSEKCDVFSWGIILWEVITRRKPFDEIGGPAFRIMWAVHNGTRPPLIKSLPKPIESLMTRCWSKDPSQRPSMEEIVKIMTHLMRCFPGSDEPLQYPYQYSDEGQSNSASSTGSYVDCTSSKSDTNMEHGDSQGSNDTIKIKPQFAHQFRPKGDPLRSLPLSRGGSVESLSGRTHSLVASESKRMSADLSELEHRVPFAPAASCEAQRRRSVQDLPGIGTDSSQGSRNSSRSSSPSVRMMPPDKTSSRGYSFSPDDPTDTNGSDNSIPMAYLTLDYQLQPLAPCPNSKESMAVFEQHCKMAQEYLKVQTEIALLIQRRKELIAELDQDEKDQQNTSRLVQEHKKLLEENKSLSTYYQKCKKQLELIRAQQQKRQGTS; this comes from the exons atgtCTTCCGCCGATATGCTCGAAACTCCACCTGGATATCCCTTTGAAGAAATAGATTATGTGGATATTGAAGTTGAGGAG GTCGTGGGGAGAGGTGCTTTTGGTGTTGTCTGCAAGGCCAAATGGAAAGGGAAAGATGTCGCAATCAAGACAATAGAGAGTGAATCTGAAAGGAAAGCGTTCATAGTTGAG cTGCGGCAACTTTCACGTGTGAATCACCCCAACATTGTGAAGTTGTATGGCTCATGCAATAATCCA GTCTGCCTGGTGATGGAATATGCTGAAGGGGGGTCCCTGTACAATG TTCTGCATGGTGCTGAACCTCTCCCCTGTTACACTGCCTCCCATGCCATGAGCTGGTGTTTTCAGTGTTCCCAAGGGGTCGCCTATCTCCATGGCATGAAACCAAAGGCTCTCATTCACAGGGACCTCAAACCACCCAA CCTGCTCCTTGTTGCCGGTGGCACCGTGCTGAAGATATGTGACTTTGGGACTGCGTGCGACATTCAGACCCACATGACCAACAACAAGGGAAGTGCAGCTTGGATGGCCCCTGAGGTGTTTGAAG GCAGCAATTACAGTGAGAAGTGTGATGTGTTCAGCTGGGGAATCATTCTCTGGGAGGTGATCACGCGTCGGAAGCCCTTTGACGAGATCGGTGGGCCGGCCTTCCGCATCATGTGGGCGGTGCACAACG GCACACGGCCACCGCTCATCAAGAGCCTTCCCAAGCCCATCGAGAGCCTGATGACCCGCTGCTGGTCCAAAGACCCCTCCCAGAGGCCCTCCATGGAGGAGATAGTCAAGATCATGACCCATCTTATGAGG TGCTTCCCAGGATCTGATGAACCCTTGCAATACCCTTACCAGTATTCAGATGAAGGGCAGAGTAACTCGGCCTCGAGCACAG GTTCCTATGTGGATTGCACTAGCAGCAAGAGTGACACAAACATGGAGCATGGGGACTCTCAAGGGAGCAACGACACAATCAAGATCAAACCTCAGTTTGCACATCAGTTCAGGCCAAAG GGAGACCCATTGCGAAGCCTGCCTCTGTCCAGAGGGGGCAGTGTTGAGAGCCTGTCGGGGCGAACCCACAGCCTGGTGGCCTCCGAGAGCAAAAGAATGAGCGCAGACCTGTCAGAGCTGGAGCACAGGGTGCCTTTCGCTCCTGCAG CCTCCTGTGAGGCGCAGAGGCGTAGATCTGTACAGGACCTCCCGGGGATCGGCACAGACTCCAGCCAG GGGAGTAGGAACAGCAGCAGATCTTCCAGTCCCAGTGTGAGGATGATGCCGCCTGATAAGACCAGCAGCCGAGGGTACAGCTTCTCTCCCGATGACCCCACAG ATACCAACGGCTCAGACAACTCAATTCCCATGGCATATCTCACTCTGGACTACCAGCTGCAG CCCCTCGCTCCTTGCCCGAACTCCAAAGAGTCCATGGCCGTGTTTGAGCAGCACTGTAAAATGGCCCAGGAGTACCTGAAAGTGCAGACAGAAATCGCCTTACTGATCCAGAGAAG GAAAGAGTTGATCGCTGAACTGGACCAAGACGAGAAGGACCAGCAGAACACGTCCCGCCTGGTCCAGGAGCACAAGAAGCTACTGGAGGAGAACAAATCTCTGTCCACCTACTACCAGAAGTGCAAAAAGCAGCTGGAACTGATCCGTGCTCAGCAACAGAAGAGACAGGGCACCTCGTGA